CCGGTGCACCTCTTCGGCAACTCCCTGGGCGGCGCGATCACGACCCGCGTGGCCGCGGTGCGCCCGGACCTCGTCCGCACGCTCACGCTGATCTCCCCGGCCCTGCCGGAGATCCGCGTCCAGCGCTCGGCGCTGCCGACGGCGCTGCTCGGCGTACCGGGGATCGCGTCCCTGTTCACCCGCATCAGCAGGGAGTGGACAGCCGAACAGCGCGTCCGCGGCGTCCTCGGCCTCTGCTACGGCGATCCCGGCATGGTGACCCCGGAGGCGTTCCGGTACGCGGTCGAGGAGCTGGAGCGGCGCCTCCAACTCCCTTACTTCTGGGACGCGATGGCCCGTTCCTCGCGGGGCATCGTCAACGCGTACACCCTGGGCGGCCAACACGGCCTCTGGCGCCAGGCCGAACGCGTCCTCGCCCCCACCCTCCTCGTCTACGGCGGCCGCGACCAGCTCGTCGGCTACCGCATGGCCCAGCGAGCGGCCCGCGCCTTCCGCGACTCCCGCCTGCTGTCCCTGCCGGACGCGGGGCACGTCGCGATGATGGAGTACCCGGAGACGGTGGCGGCGGCGTTCCGTGAACTTCTCACGGATTCGGGGGAGTTGGGGGAGTCGGGGGACTTCGGGAAGCCGGTGGATGCCGGTGACGTGCGGGGACGTCGTACGGCCGAAGCGGACGGTTTCGGCCGAGGTGGCAGGGGCGGTGCGCGGGGCTCCCGGGGCGGCGGTTCGGTGAGTACGGTGAGTGATGCCGGCCGCGCGGGATCGGGACCAGGATCGGGACCAGGATCGGGTTCAGGTGCCGGGGGCGATGGCAACGACGATACGAACGCGGGGAGTTGAGGGGGCGACGTGGGACGCCATAGTCGCCGTAGGTCCCCTGCGAAGGGTGACGCCGCGGACGCGGGCACGGGGGTGGGGAAGGGCGGGACGGGTGCGCCTGGGGACGCTCAGGGGGTGCCGGGGGCTCGGGAGTCGCAGAGGGGGCAGGGGGGCCGGTCTGGGGCTCCTCCTGGTTCTGGGCCTGGGGTGATGCCTGGCCGACAGCAGCCACAGCGGTCGCAGCAGCCACAGCGGTCGCAGCAGCCACAGCAGCCTTCAGGGAGCGGGGATCCGGGGTACGGGGCGTCGAGCGTTCCGGGTGGGGCGCAGGCTCGGGGGATACCGGGTTTTCCGGGTGGGACTCCGGCTCAGGGGGTGCCGCGTTTTCAGGGTCAGTCGTCGGTTCAGGGTGGGCCGCGTCCTGAGGATGGGACTCCGGCTCGTGGTGTACCGGGCTTCCCGGGTGGGACTCCGGCTCACGGAGTGCCGCGCTTCCAAGGGGCGTCGCCCGCGCAGGGCGCACCGCGTTCCGCGGACGGGACTCCCGCTCATGGAGTGCCGCGCTATCAGGGTCAGTCGTCGGTTCACGGTGGGCAGCGTCCTCAGGACGGGACACCGGCTCACGGAGTGCCGCGTTTCCAGGGCCAGCCTTCCGTTCAGGGTGGGCCGCGTCCCCCGGAGGGGACACCCGCTCACGGGGTACCGCGTTTCCAGGGGCGGCCGCCCGCTCAAGGTGGACCGCGTCTTCCTGATGGGACCCCGGCTCACGGGTCGCCGCGTTTCTTCGGGGGCGGTCCTGCCGCTGGAGGGCCGGGTCTCCCTGATGGCACTCCCGCGCGCGGGGTGCCGCGTTTGCCGGATGGCTGGTCGGCGCAGGGTGCGCCGCGTTCCGCTGACGGCATTCCGGCGCACGGCGTTCCCAGGCTTCCGGACGGCACGCCGG
The nucleotide sequence above comes from Streptomyces sp. N50. Encoded proteins:
- a CDS encoding alpha/beta hydrolase, producing the protein MSSTELPSVSAVTSVLPKVAPVRVGEGERLRSVGLPGITLTVRSRVAVREGLPPALYVHGLGGSSQNWSQLMAELDGLVDSEALDLPGFGDSPPPDDGDYSVTGHARAVIRYLDAAGRGPVHLFGNSLGGAITTRVAAVRPDLVRTLTLISPALPEIRVQRSALPTALLGVPGIASLFTRISREWTAEQRVRGVLGLCYGDPGMVTPEAFRYAVEELERRLQLPYFWDAMARSSRGIVNAYTLGGQHGLWRQAERVLAPTLLVYGGRDQLVGYRMAQRAARAFRDSRLLSLPDAGHVAMMEYPETVAAAFRELLTDSGELGESGDFGKPVDAGDVRGRRTAEADGFGRGGRGGARGSRGGGSVSTVSDAGRAGSGPGSGPGSGSGAGGDGNDDTNAGS